A stretch of the Comamonas testosteroni TK102 genome encodes the following:
- the cobJ gene encoding precorrin-3B C(17)-methyltransferase encodes MPPQLLVLGLGPGDDALLTQQVRDSIASASDAFGYFPYVARLQGLEHLQLHASDNREELERARNALNLAAQGRKVLMLSSGDPGVFAMASAVFETLEQACREEHARWQGVDVQVQPGITAMLAAAARLGAPLGHDFCTINLSDNLKPASIIERRVRLAAQADFAMAFYNPCSRSRPEGFSRALQVLQQECEPERLICFARNVSRPDETLRVVKLLDARADMADMRTVVIVGNSQTRQVGKHVYTPRSYEAFSSVPSIVSDHA; translated from the coding sequence ATGCCTCCACAACTCTTGGTGCTGGGCCTGGGCCCGGGCGATGATGCCTTGCTGACGCAGCAGGTACGCGACAGCATTGCCAGCGCCAGCGATGCATTCGGCTACTTTCCTTACGTAGCGCGGCTGCAGGGCCTGGAGCACCTGCAACTGCATGCCAGCGACAACCGTGAGGAGCTGGAGCGTGCGCGCAACGCCTTGAATCTTGCAGCCCAGGGCCGCAAGGTGCTGATGCTCTCGTCGGGCGACCCGGGCGTGTTCGCCATGGCCAGTGCCGTGTTCGAGACGCTGGAGCAGGCCTGCCGGGAGGAGCATGCCCGCTGGCAAGGCGTGGACGTGCAGGTGCAGCCGGGCATCACCGCCATGCTGGCAGCAGCAGCCCGCCTGGGCGCCCCCTTGGGACATGACTTCTGCACCATCAATCTGTCCGACAACCTCAAACCCGCCAGCATCATCGAGCGCCGCGTCCGTCTGGCCGCCCAGGCCGATTTCGCCATGGCCTTCTACAACCCCTGCTCGCGCTCGCGTCCCGAAGGCTTCTCGCGCGCCCTGCAGGTGCTGCAGCAGGAGTGCGAGCCCGAGCGCCTGATCTGCTTTGCCCGCAACGTAAGTCGCCCCGATGAGACGCTGCGGGTCGTGAAGCTGCTGGATGCACGGGCCGATATGGCCGATATGCGCACGGTGGTGATCGTAGGCAACAGCCAGACCAGGCAGGTGGGCAAGCATGTCTACACCCCGCGCAGCTATGAAGCCTTCAGCAGCGTCCCTTCTATTGTGAGCGACCATGCCTGA
- a CDS encoding cobalamin biosynthesis protein, translating to MRYLFAGWGFQASALPQSFESCWSQAAQALASADTVGCRWTFALLSSRSQTPAAGALQDWARQRLAQIDWKSFADSAIAHIATPSHSPRLQQRFATGSVAEALALHAGAALAHSRLLVLRTVSADRRATLAIAGLPLPTPPIPGVLP from the coding sequence ATGAGATATTTGTTCGCGGGCTGGGGCTTCCAGGCCTCGGCCCTGCCCCAGTCATTCGAAAGCTGCTGGAGCCAAGCCGCCCAGGCCCTGGCGAGCGCAGACACGGTCGGCTGCCGCTGGACCTTCGCCCTGCTCTCCAGCAGAAGCCAGACGCCGGCGGCTGGCGCCCTGCAGGACTGGGCCCGCCAGAGGCTTGCGCAGATAGACTGGAAGAGCTTTGCCGACAGCGCGATTGCGCATATCGCCACACCGTCGCATTCCCCAAGATTGCAGCAGCGCTTTGCCACCGGCAGCGTCGCAGAAGCGCTGGCCCTGCATGCCGGCGCCGCTCTGGCACATAGCCGGCTGCTGGTGCTACGCACCGTTTCGGCAGACCGACGTGCGACGCTGGCGATTGCTGGCCTGCCGCTGCCCACACCACCTATTCCTGGAGTTTTGCCTTGA
- the cobM gene encoding precorrin-4 C(11)-methyltransferase yields MTVHFIGAGPGAADLITVRGRDLLAAAPVCLYAGSLVPSELLAHCPAGARLVNTAPMSLEDIVAEIQTAHEQGLDVARLHSGDLSIWSAMGEQLRALRELDIPYTVTPGVPAFSAAAAALEAELTLPGSCQSVVLTRTSGRASSMPEGETLAAFAATGAVLAIHLSVHVAEQVQQELTSHYGADCPAAIVWRASWPDEQLLRTRVGDIASAARSNPLQRSALILVGATLSQQDFGNSRLYADDYDRRYRPRGDEPRFPRGTEDA; encoded by the coding sequence TTGACTGTTCATTTCATCGGAGCCGGCCCCGGTGCGGCCGACCTCATCACCGTTCGCGGGCGTGATCTGCTGGCCGCCGCGCCTGTGTGCCTGTATGCAGGCTCGCTGGTACCCAGCGAGCTGCTGGCGCACTGCCCTGCCGGAGCCCGTCTCGTCAACACCGCCCCCATGTCACTGGAAGACATCGTGGCCGAAATCCAGACCGCACACGAACAAGGGCTGGATGTCGCCCGTCTGCATTCCGGTGACCTGAGCATCTGGTCTGCCATGGGTGAGCAGCTGCGCGCCCTGCGCGAACTGGACATCCCCTACACCGTCACGCCCGGTGTCCCCGCTTTCAGTGCCGCAGCCGCGGCGCTGGAAGCCGAGCTGACTCTGCCCGGTTCCTGCCAGTCGGTGGTGCTGACACGCACCTCGGGGCGGGCCTCGAGCATGCCCGAGGGCGAGACCCTGGCCGCCTTCGCGGCGACCGGTGCCGTGCTGGCGATTCATCTGTCGGTCCATGTGGCCGAGCAGGTGCAGCAGGAGCTCACCAGCCATTACGGCGCAGACTGCCCGGCCGCCATTGTCTGGCGTGCCTCATGGCCCGACGAGCAGTTGCTGCGCACCCGTGTCGGAGATATTGCCAGCGCAGCCCGGTCCAATCCGCTGCAGCGCAGCGCGCTGATCCTGGTCGGTGCCACGCTGAGCCAGCAGGACTTCGGCAACAGCCGGCTCTATGCCGATGACTACGATCGCCGCTACCGTCCGCGCGGCGACGAACCGCGCTTCCCTCGCGGAACCGAGGACGCCTGA
- the cobF gene encoding precorrin-6A synthase (deacetylating): protein MLELFLIGIGTGNPDHLTREAEKAIRSADLVLLPHKEDSKAELAQVRLSLLRELDVQHNCIAHFDMPQRRQQGNDYDQQVDEWHDAIARRWQASLQHHLPARSGRVALLVWGDPALYDSTLRIASRLGLAREQVRVVPGITSMQVLCSAHGIALNEIGEPFLITTGRQLRENGWPSGVNTLVVMLDGQRSYEQLQDTDVDIYWGAYLGMPQQLLMHGRLCDIAPDITSRRAQAREQNGWIMDIYLLRRASAP from the coding sequence ATGCTGGAGCTGTTTCTGATCGGCATCGGTACCGGCAACCCCGATCACCTCACCCGGGAAGCCGAAAAAGCGATTCGCAGCGCCGACCTGGTGCTGCTGCCGCACAAGGAAGACAGCAAGGCCGAGCTGGCCCAGGTCCGCCTGTCCCTGCTGCGGGAGCTGGATGTGCAGCACAATTGCATCGCCCACTTCGACATGCCGCAGCGCCGCCAGCAGGGCAACGACTACGACCAGCAGGTAGACGAATGGCACGATGCCATTGCCCGGCGCTGGCAAGCCAGTCTTCAGCACCATCTGCCTGCTCGCTCGGGACGCGTGGCCCTGCTCGTCTGGGGCGACCCGGCTCTCTACGACAGCACGCTGCGCATTGCCTCGCGCCTGGGCCTGGCCCGCGAACAGGTGCGCGTCGTGCCTGGCATCACCTCCATGCAGGTGCTGTGCAGTGCCCACGGCATTGCCCTCAATGAAATCGGCGAGCCCTTTCTGATCACCACCGGTCGCCAGCTGCGCGAGAACGGCTGGCCATCTGGAGTGAACACCCTGGTCGTGATGCTGGATGGTCAGCGCAGCTATGAGCAGCTGCAAGACACCGATGTCGACATCTACTGGGGCGCCTATCTCGGCATGCCGCAGCAATTGCTTATGCACGGCAGGCTTTGCGACATCGCGCCAGACATCACCAGCAGGCGCGCCCAGGCCCGTGAGCAAAACGGCTGGATCATGGACATCTATCTGCTGCGCAGGGCCTCCGCCCCCTGA
- the cobI gene encoding precorrin-2 C(20)-methyltransferase has protein sequence MNHGKIFCVGLGPGDPDMMSVKADRLLRNARHVAYFRKRGHPGKARQLVNGLLHAEVTEYPMEYPLTTEIPHDDPRYIAQLSSFYQDWQVRLTQLTRSEDVIVLCEGDPFFYGSFMHLYVRLRQAEQVTVEVLPGIPGMVGCWHATGIPMTWGDDVMSVLPATLPDTPLREHMARSDALVIMKVGRHLGRIRGLLDEQGKLDRAWLVINGTMSDQQVMPLRDAPDRCPYFAIIVVHGQGRRPANDM, from the coding sequence ATGAATCACGGAAAAATCTTCTGCGTGGGACTGGGCCCCGGCGATCCCGACATGATGAGCGTGAAGGCCGACCGCCTGCTGAGAAACGCCCGTCATGTGGCCTACTTCCGCAAGCGCGGTCACCCGGGCAAGGCACGGCAACTGGTCAACGGCCTGCTGCATGCCGAGGTCACGGAGTACCCGATGGAGTACCCGCTGACCACGGAAATTCCGCACGACGACCCGCGCTATATCGCCCAGTTGTCCAGTTTCTATCAGGACTGGCAGGTCCGGCTGACGCAGCTCACGCGCAGCGAGGATGTGATCGTGCTCTGCGAAGGCGATCCGTTCTTCTACGGCTCCTTCATGCACCTCTATGTGCGTCTGCGCCAAGCTGAACAGGTGACCGTGGAAGTGCTGCCCGGCATCCCCGGCATGGTGGGCTGCTGGCATGCCACCGGCATTCCCATGACCTGGGGTGACGATGTGATGAGCGTGCTGCCCGCGACCTTGCCCGATACGCCGCTGCGCGAGCATATGGCGCGCTCGGACGCGCTGGTCATCATGAAGGTGGGGCGGCATCTGGGACGCATCCGTGGGCTGCTGGACGAACAAGGCAAGCTGGACCGTGCCTGGCTGGTCATCAACGGCACCATGAGCGATCAGCAGGTCATGCCGCTGCGCGATGCGCCCGATCGCTGCCCTTACTTCGCCATCATCGTCGTGCACGGCCAGGGCCGCCGCCCGGCCAATGACATGTGA
- a CDS encoding cobalt-precorrin-6A reductase, with protein MAMTQVLLLGGTFDAYMLSTLLHEAGLQAIYSYAGATQTRRTPALPVRVGGFGGVQGLVDYLSAHHITHVIDATHPFAAQMSANAIAACAQLDLPLLSMERPAWQPLPGDQWQHVPDMAAAAQALSRSLKRVFLAIGRKQLAAFAGLAGEHQFVLRVIDQEGGALPLPASSYELIAARGPFRLADELALLGQYRIDCIVSKNAGGADTYAKIEAARQLGIAVIMVDRPVLAPRAQCQNPQQAMEWLQQQCC; from the coding sequence TTGGCCATGACCCAAGTTCTCCTGTTAGGCGGCACTTTCGATGCCTATATGTTGTCCACGCTGCTGCATGAGGCCGGGCTGCAAGCCATCTATTCCTATGCCGGGGCCACCCAGACGCGCCGTACTCCGGCCCTGCCGGTGCGTGTGGGTGGCTTTGGCGGCGTGCAGGGGTTGGTCGATTACCTGAGTGCGCATCACATCACCCATGTCATCGACGCCACCCACCCGTTCGCGGCACAGATGAGTGCCAATGCCATCGCGGCCTGCGCCCAACTGGATCTGCCCCTGCTGTCCATGGAGCGGCCAGCCTGGCAGCCGCTGCCCGGCGATCAATGGCAGCATGTGCCGGATATGGCGGCTGCCGCACAGGCCTTGAGTCGGTCTTTGAAGCGGGTGTTTCTGGCCATAGGGCGCAAGCAGCTGGCGGCGTTTGCGGGCCTGGCCGGCGAGCACCAGTTTGTGCTGCGCGTCATCGACCAGGAGGGCGGTGCCTTGCCGTTGCCGGCATCCAGCTATGAGCTGATCGCGGCGCGCGGCCCATTTCGGCTCGCCGATGAGCTGGCGCTGCTCGGGCAGTACCGCATCGACTGCATCGTCAGCAAGAATGCCGGTGGCGCAGATACCTATGCCAAGATCGAGGCCGCGCGGCAACTGGGTATTGCCGTCATCATGGTCGACAGACCGGTGCTGGCGCCGCGCGCCCAGTGCCAGAACCCGCAGCAGGCCATGGAGTGGCTGCAGCAGCAGTGCTGCTGA
- a CDS encoding nitrite reductase has translation MSSPEPIQIRGWCPSTWKPMQAQDGWIVRVRPRCASLSAAQWLVLAELARTHASGQIELTRLGNLQLRGVRESALPALRAALVVSRLAPADEQADLAPAVHCTPFYARGDRTHALALALSVAVARDLSPLTLQQQDMSALPGKFDMLVDDPQCHLQSLSSDLQLWPCADGRYGLALGQSADWYGFESAPAAVQAAVRIALWFARERSAQAAGRLRALAKPIDFQACGLARASHHLEPRTQDKTTAKPLRPGALNPHGLLLGAPLGRLDAWAIQKLAAPMPEQAEIRVTPWRSLLLPNKHLDSLPARLDSWDWIRQSTDVRLRVSACTGAPNCPQAHIPAQSMALRFASSQAADRHLHISGCAKLCALPADATNVVFASQDAAGQIWLHASPAEAQPSARASIPYRPLDSDPHDIQQQLNDLQL, from the coding sequence TTGTCCAGCCCTGAGCCCATCCAGATTCGCGGCTGGTGCCCCAGCACCTGGAAGCCCATGCAGGCACAGGACGGCTGGATCGTTCGCGTGCGCCCTCGCTGCGCGTCTCTCAGCGCCGCTCAATGGCTGGTATTGGCCGAGCTCGCACGAACCCACGCCTCAGGCCAGATCGAGCTGACGCGCCTCGGCAATCTGCAATTGCGCGGCGTGCGCGAATCGGCGCTGCCTGCCCTGCGCGCGGCGCTCGTTGTCTCCAGACTGGCTCCTGCTGATGAACAGGCAGATCTGGCGCCTGCCGTGCACTGCACGCCGTTCTACGCCAGAGGAGATCGCACCCACGCACTGGCTCTGGCCCTTTCCGTGGCAGTGGCGCGGGATCTAAGTCCCCTGACCCTGCAACAGCAGGACATGTCTGCCCTGCCCGGCAAATTCGACATGCTGGTCGACGACCCGCAGTGCCATCTCCAAAGCCTGAGCTCCGACCTTCAGCTATGGCCCTGCGCCGATGGGCGCTATGGGCTTGCGCTGGGCCAATCGGCAGACTGGTACGGTTTTGAGAGCGCACCGGCAGCCGTCCAGGCCGCCGTACGGATTGCACTGTGGTTTGCCCGTGAGCGCAGCGCGCAGGCGGCAGGCCGATTGCGCGCCCTTGCAAAGCCCATTGACTTTCAGGCCTGCGGGCTCGCCAGGGCCAGTCATCACCTTGAGCCCCGCACTCAGGACAAGACCACTGCCAAGCCGTTGCGGCCCGGAGCACTCAACCCTCACGGCCTGCTGCTGGGCGCCCCGCTGGGGCGCCTGGACGCATGGGCCATACAGAAGCTGGCGGCTCCGATGCCCGAACAGGCGGAGATCCGGGTCACGCCCTGGAGATCCTTGCTGCTGCCGAACAAGCATCTGGATTCACTGCCTGCCCGGCTTGATTCCTGGGACTGGATCCGCCAGTCCACCGATGTGCGCCTGCGGGTCTCGGCCTGCACCGGCGCCCCCAACTGCCCTCAGGCCCATATCCCGGCCCAGTCCATGGCACTGCGGTTCGCCAGCTCACAGGCGGCGGACCGGCATCTTCATATCAGCGGCTGCGCCAAGCTCTGTGCCCTGCCTGCCGATGCGACAAATGTGGTGTTTGCCAGCCAGGACGCAGCGGGCCAGATATGGCTGCACGCCAGCCCCGCCGAAGCACAGCCATCGGCCCGGGCCTCCATTCCCTATCGGCCTCTGGACTCCGATCCACACGATATACAGCAACAACTCAATGACCTACAACTATGA
- a CDS encoding bifunctional cobalt-precorrin-7 (C(5))-methyltransferase/cobalt-precorrin-6B (C(15))-methyltransferase, translated as MANPWLSIIGIHPSGLEGLNPAARRALDDASVVFGSPRHLALAQAGTRGRAWPVPFSVEPVLQLRGQPGVAVLVSGDPFHFGAGASLARHLELGEWRNYPQASTFAWVAGELGWSQERTHCLGLHARSLSSLTSLLAPQERFICLLRDGPAAHTLAQWLLQQGWGDSPLWLVEQAGSDQQDIRSGTARELASLLATQPAKAPVTAAFEARGGKGLPQVPGLPVSEFAHDGQITKSPVRAMTLAALAPRKGEWLWDLGAGSGSVAVEWCLAGGQAICVEQHGARAANIAQNAERYATGLEVVHGHALAALPRLQPAPQAVFVGGGFSAELFDALCMRLSGPWRLVVNAVALHTQALLLELHRTHGGQLYQLQWSEAQGLGSMHSWTPSRPLVQWVWSSQ; from the coding sequence ATGGCCAATCCGTGGCTTTCAATTATCGGAATTCATCCATCAGGGCTGGAAGGCCTGAACCCTGCAGCGCGACGAGCCCTGGATGATGCCAGTGTTGTGTTCGGCAGTCCGCGTCATCTGGCGCTGGCACAAGCAGGGACGCGCGGCAGGGCCTGGCCCGTCCCCTTCAGCGTCGAGCCAGTGCTGCAGCTGCGCGGACAGCCAGGCGTGGCCGTGCTGGTGTCCGGCGATCCGTTTCACTTCGGTGCCGGTGCATCGCTGGCCAGGCACCTGGAGCTGGGCGAGTGGCGCAATTACCCTCAAGCCTCGACATTTGCCTGGGTTGCGGGCGAGCTGGGCTGGTCCCAGGAGCGTACCCATTGCCTGGGCCTGCATGCCCGCAGCCTGAGCAGCCTGACGTCTCTGCTGGCGCCTCAAGAGCGCTTTATCTGCCTGCTGCGTGATGGCCCGGCCGCTCACACCCTGGCACAGTGGCTGCTGCAGCAGGGCTGGGGTGACAGCCCGCTGTGGCTGGTGGAGCAGGCAGGCAGCGATCAGCAGGACATCCGCAGTGGCACGGCGCGCGAGCTGGCATCGCTGTTGGCAACCCAGCCGGCCAAGGCCCCCGTGACTGCGGCTTTCGAAGCGCGCGGCGGAAAAGGTCTGCCCCAGGTGCCAGGCCTGCCCGTCAGTGAGTTTGCACATGACGGGCAGATCACCAAAAGCCCGGTGCGCGCCATGACGCTGGCCGCGCTGGCACCGCGAAAAGGCGAGTGGCTCTGGGATCTGGGGGCAGGTTCGGGCTCGGTCGCCGTCGAGTGGTGCCTGGCTGGCGGCCAGGCCATCTGCGTGGAGCAGCATGGCGCGCGTGCAGCCAATATTGCGCAGAATGCTGAGCGCTATGCGACAGGGCTCGAAGTGGTTCATGGCCACGCCCTGGCAGCCCTGCCCCGTCTGCAGCCAGCGCCGCAGGCCGTCTTTGTCGGCGGCGGCTTCAGCGCCGAGCTGTTCGATGCCCTATGCATGCGCCTCTCCGGGCCTTGGCGGCTGGTGGTGAATGCCGTGGCGCTGCACACCCAGGCGCTGCTGCTGGAATTGCACCGCACGCATGGCGGCCAGCTGTATCAGCTGCAATGGAGCGAAGCACAGGGCCTGGGCAGCATGCATTCCTGGACCCCGTCTCGCCCTCTGGTGCAGTGGGTCTGGAGCAGCCAATGA
- a CDS encoding amino acid ABC transporter permease → MSRSLEEILFAAPGLRARAVTKAVSAAAAALLLLLAVVIVWQFHSAGQLEAPYWEFFAWATTWSFLAKGLLGTLASSAMAAVISLALGLVLLLGRLSRLRLLRWPSIAVIEFLRGTPTLLLIYVCFLVLPSVGIKLSTYWMLTLPIGLSTAAVVAEVYRAGVLAVPRGQTDAARSLGLTEAQVFFFIVFPQALRYIIPALVAQLVIVVKDTTFGYVVTYGELMQNAKVLIANYHSLVPVYLIVAVLYCLVNYGISKASQRLGRPMH, encoded by the coding sequence ATGAGCCGCTCCCTGGAAGAAATACTGTTTGCCGCGCCAGGCCTGCGGGCCCGGGCCGTCACCAAAGCGGTGAGCGCGGCCGCCGCAGCCCTGCTGCTTCTGCTTGCGGTGGTGATCGTGTGGCAGTTCCATTCGGCAGGCCAGCTTGAAGCACCGTACTGGGAATTCTTTGCCTGGGCTACGACCTGGAGCTTTCTTGCCAAGGGGCTGCTTGGCACGCTGGCATCGTCGGCGATGGCTGCCGTGATTTCCCTGGCCCTGGGGCTGGTGCTGTTGCTGGGGCGGCTGTCGCGGCTCAGGCTGCTGCGCTGGCCCAGCATTGCCGTCATAGAGTTCCTGCGCGGCACGCCGACGCTGCTGCTCATCTACGTCTGTTTCCTGGTACTGCCGTCGGTCGGCATCAAGCTGAGCACCTATTGGATGCTGACCTTGCCCATAGGTCTGAGTACCGCAGCCGTGGTCGCCGAGGTATACCGCGCAGGCGTGCTCGCCGTGCCGCGCGGCCAGACCGATGCCGCGCGCAGCCTGGGGCTGACCGAAGCCCAGGTCTTTTTCTTCATCGTCTTTCCCCAGGCCCTGCGCTACATCATCCCGGCATTGGTAGCGCAGCTGGTCATCGTGGTCAAGGACACCACCTTCGGCTATGTAGTCACCTATGGCGAACTCATGCAGAACGCCAAGGTGCTGATAGCGAACTATCACTCGCTGGTTCCGGTGTACCTGATCGTTGCGGTGCTTTACTGCCTCGTGAACTATGGGATTTCAAAGGCCAGCCAGCGGCTGGGCCGACCCATGCACTGA
- a CDS encoding LysR family transcriptional regulator, whose protein sequence is MAADSSFSQRQAGAGAASPEGRLLFSRMVKQVRLRQLQLLLALQQCGSVMQAAVELNMSQSAATQALAELERVLDIKLFERHARGIRPTVAGQALIDAARGMLVGLQEVSESLASIRRGASAALRLGAIPAAALSVLSQLLPRFYEAHPQVYVDVHEDGSAPLLSQLMASGLDVVFCRQPQLLPVEFSFEPLLLDAAVVIADADHPLVGRRDVPLPALRGARWVLPSFGIAVRHIVETEVLPVLEDASWFPASTVSLPVLEGLLTQPGAVSLVPRSILPGLRSQGRVRALDVRIEGGLPPLGAVYRTDHAPVLLQEMLKLWHRLKLPHAAAPASA, encoded by the coding sequence ATGGCTGCTGACTCTTCTTTTTCTCAGAGGCAAGCCGGTGCAGGGGCTGCAAGCCCCGAGGGCCGCTTGCTCTTCTCCCGTATGGTCAAGCAGGTACGGTTGCGTCAGTTGCAGCTTTTGCTGGCTTTGCAGCAATGTGGCTCGGTCATGCAGGCGGCAGTGGAGCTGAACATGAGTCAGTCGGCGGCCACCCAGGCCCTGGCCGAGCTTGAGCGGGTGCTGGACATCAAGCTCTTCGAGCGCCATGCACGCGGCATACGGCCCACAGTGGCAGGCCAGGCCTTGATCGATGCAGCACGCGGCATGCTGGTGGGATTGCAGGAGGTGTCGGAATCGCTGGCCTCCATCCGGCGCGGGGCTTCGGCGGCTTTGCGTCTTGGAGCCATTCCGGCAGCTGCGCTTTCGGTGCTGTCCCAGCTGCTGCCGCGCTTTTACGAGGCCCACCCGCAGGTCTATGTGGATGTGCATGAGGACGGCAGCGCCCCGTTGCTGTCGCAGCTCATGGCTTCGGGCCTCGATGTGGTTTTCTGCCGCCAGCCCCAGCTTTTGCCGGTGGAGTTTTCCTTCGAGCCGCTGCTGCTGGATGCGGCCGTGGTGATTGCGGATGCAGATCATCCGCTGGTCGGGCGCCGCGATGTGCCGCTGCCTGCCTTGAGGGGCGCGCGCTGGGTGCTGCCAAGCTTTGGCATCGCGGTGCGCCATATCGTGGAGACCGAGGTGCTGCCCGTGCTGGAGGATGCCTCCTGGTTTCCGGCCTCCACCGTGTCCCTGCCCGTGCTGGAGGGCCTGCTCACCCAGCCTGGGGCCGTATCGCTGGTGCCTCGCAGCATTCTTCCGGGACTGCGTTCGCAGGGGCGTGTGCGTGCGCTGGATGTGCGTATCGAGGGTGGCTTGCCGCCGCTGGGTGCGGTGTATCGCACAGACCATGCGCCAGTGCTGTTGCAGGAGATGCTCAAGCTCTGGCATCGGCTCAAGCTGCCTCATGCGGCAGCACCGGCATCCGCATAG
- a CDS encoding vWA domain-containing protein, translating into MPGASIDWTATLRQRQGLPLAPAHLRWHQPEGTVRRQHLFLLDCSASMVESGAFAQAKGLLLQWLRRAYLQREAVALLCFGAGRLHWLLEPTRAPRWNAELIEPLRGGGGTPLAQALDSGWQMAARYSRQPSCLWLLSDFRSPDVLQLERGPVPAVAQILVDCENAAGQSTRRFGGAERLAKVWPNTLRLPLEFT; encoded by the coding sequence ATGCCAGGGGCATCGATTGACTGGACTGCCACCCTGCGCCAGCGCCAGGGGCTGCCACTGGCACCCGCCCATCTGCGCTGGCACCAGCCCGAGGGAACGGTGCGCAGGCAACACCTGTTCCTGCTGGACTGCTCGGCCTCGATGGTGGAGAGCGGCGCGTTTGCCCAGGCCAAGGGCCTGCTGCTGCAGTGGCTGCGCCGGGCCTATCTGCAGCGCGAAGCCGTGGCCCTGCTGTGCTTCGGCGCAGGCCGCCTGCACTGGCTGCTGGAGCCCACGCGGGCGCCACGCTGGAATGCCGAACTGATCGAGCCGCTACGCGGCGGTGGCGGCACACCGCTGGCCCAGGCCCTGGATTCAGGCTGGCAGATGGCGGCCAGATACTCCCGGCAACCATCCTGCCTGTGGCTGCTCAGCGACTTCCGCAGCCCCGATGTGCTGCAGCTGGAGCGCGGCCCCGTACCTGCCGTGGCACAGATTCTGGTGGACTGTGAAAACGCTGCGGGCCAGAGCACGCGTCGGTTTGGCGGTGCCGAGCGACTGGCAAAGGTCTGGCCGAACACCCTTCGGCTACCGCTGGAATTCACCTGA
- a CDS encoding precorrin-8X methylmutase yields the protein MTYNYEKCGEEIYRQSFSIIRREADLKRFNPVEERVACRMIHAAGMVELAAHIHFSPTFAAAAEAALQRGAPVLCDARMVSEGITRKRLSAQNPIICTLQDPRVPALAADMGNTRSAAALELWREHLDGAVVAIGNAPTALFHLLHMLQDPHCPRPAAIVGCPVGFVGAAESKDALREWGQIPFAIVQGRLGGSAITVAAINALATTVE from the coding sequence ATGACCTACAACTATGAAAAGTGCGGTGAAGAGATTTACCGGCAATCGTTCAGCATCATCCGCCGCGAGGCCGATCTCAAGCGCTTCAACCCCGTGGAAGAGCGGGTCGCCTGCCGCATGATTCACGCAGCCGGCATGGTGGAGCTGGCCGCGCACATCCATTTCTCCCCGACCTTTGCCGCAGCCGCGGAAGCCGCGCTGCAGCGCGGAGCACCCGTACTCTGCGATGCACGCATGGTCAGCGAGGGCATCACGCGCAAGCGCCTGTCGGCCCAAAACCCCATCATCTGCACCCTGCAGGACCCGCGTGTGCCAGCGCTGGCCGCCGATATGGGCAACACCCGCAGCGCCGCAGCACTGGAGCTGTGGCGCGAGCATCTGGACGGCGCTGTAGTCGCCATCGGCAATGCGCCGACGGCCCTGTTTCATCTGCTCCATATGCTGCAGGACCCGCACTGCCCGCGCCCGGCCGCCATCGTCGGCTGCCCGGTCGGCTTTGTGGGAGCGGCGGAGTCCAAGGACGCGCTGCGCGAATGGGGACAGATTCCGTTTGCCATCGTGCAAGGGCGCCTCGGCGGCTCCGCCATCACGGTTGCCGCCATCAACGCGCTGGCAACCACGGTGGAGTAG
- a CDS encoding amino acid ABC transporter permease, whose amino-acid sequence MGEVSRLLADHGPAFWQALLLTWKLTLVSFVPGVLLGVLVAVLRLLPLPPLRWALSVYVEIFRNIPSVALLIFIVFALPDLNIVIDYEPSVILTLTLVCSAFTADYLRAGINTIPGSQIEAALSLGMRPLQIVSAVVLPQALRSVVQPMTSLLIALMLSTSLASQLPFPGRELTALVSKIANDSALGIAAFAVAATMYVVTGLLIAWAGAVLEKKVRILR is encoded by the coding sequence ATGGGTGAGGTTTCAAGGCTTTTGGCTGACCACGGGCCTGCCTTCTGGCAGGCCTTGTTGCTGACATGGAAGCTCACGCTGGTGTCCTTTGTGCCAGGCGTCCTGCTGGGTGTGCTCGTCGCGGTACTCAGGCTCTTGCCCCTGCCGCCGCTGCGCTGGGCTCTGAGCGTCTATGTCGAGATCTTTCGCAATATTCCCAGCGTGGCGCTGCTGATCTTCATCGTCTTCGCGCTGCCCGATCTCAATATCGTGATCGACTACGAGCCTAGCGTGATCCTCACGCTGACGCTGGTCTGCTCCGCATTCACGGCGGACTACCTGCGCGCAGGCATCAACACGATTCCGGGCAGCCAGATCGAGGCCGCGCTCAGCCTGGGCATGCGGCCGCTGCAGATTGTGTCTGCCGTGGTCCTGCCGCAGGCGCTGCGCTCGGTGGTGCAGCCCATGACCTCGCTGCTGATTGCCCTGATGCTCTCGACCTCCCTGGCGTCGCAGCTGCCGTTTCCCGGCCGCGAGCTCACAGCCCTGGTCTCCAAGATTGCCAATGACTCGGCGCTCGGCATTGCCGCGTTCGCCGTGGCGGCCACCATGTATGTGGTGACAGGTCTGCTCATCGCCTGGGCCGGTGCGGTTCTGGAAAAGAAAGTGCGGATACTGCGATGA